Proteins encoded within one genomic window of Bacillus thuringiensis:
- a CDS encoding helix-turn-helix domain-containing protein produces MATLGEKIKALRKEKKLTQTALAGSELTKSMLSQIENGKATPSMKTLQYIAEKLECETSFLLEEDDVEIVALIQKMEPLIKANKCDEVYETLLPIVQKELPLTLNTARLYKQFITGAAIMNDYNIEYYVEKAVSIFEKYTLYRESTETKLLFYYMLYKRKKYKECLQLITRIRDEYKTKNLEMDLITHIQLYLKEAIILLAYGNYEKCEKVILDALAFSKKHQVYYKTDEFYRILSYQKIITTNKERYLYYIKKSEQFAIFTEDTLSAANIDILKAYYYNTVTNEYTIALAHLEQFREKLKDIPIFQDDGLYYLEKGKSLYGLKHYKEALEVLDRAIIPDYMSHPLDQSWLLTAGSYRALCYIELQDKKSALKEAKEAVQAIDSYPDSIFSSFIKETLQIIQKL; encoded by the coding sequence ATGGCAACTCTCGGAGAAAAAATTAAGGCATTGCGAAAAGAAAAAAAGCTTACTCAAACAGCACTGGCAGGTTCCGAATTGACAAAAAGCATGCTTAGTCAAATTGAAAATGGAAAAGCTACACCTTCTATGAAAACATTACAATATATTGCAGAAAAACTTGAATGTGAAACGAGTTTTTTATTAGAAGAAGATGATGTAGAAATTGTAGCACTCATTCAAAAAATGGAGCCATTAATAAAAGCAAATAAATGCGATGAAGTATATGAGACTTTACTACCTATCGTTCAAAAAGAACTACCTCTTACTTTAAATACAGCACGTTTATATAAACAGTTCATAACTGGAGCGGCTATTATGAACGATTATAATATTGAATATTACGTTGAAAAAGCTGTTTCTATATTTGAAAAATATACTTTGTATCGCGAAAGTACTGAAACGAAACTACTGTTTTACTATATGCTCTACAAACGGAAAAAATATAAAGAATGTTTACAGTTGATTACCAGAATTCGCGATGAATATAAAACGAAGAATTTAGAAATGGATCTTATTACACATATACAATTATATTTAAAAGAAGCAATTATTTTACTCGCATATGGTAATTATGAAAAATGTGAAAAAGTTATTTTAGATGCACTTGCATTTTCAAAAAAACATCAAGTGTATTATAAAACAGATGAATTTTACCGTATTTTATCTTATCAAAAAATCATTACAACTAATAAAGAAAGATATTTATATTACATAAAAAAATCTGAGCAATTTGCCATTTTTACAGAAGATACTTTATCTGCTGCAAATATAGATATATTAAAAGCTTATTACTATAACACCGTTACGAATGAATATACAATTGCATTAGCACATTTAGAACAATTCCGAGAAAAACTAAAAGATATACCAATTTTTCAAGACGATGGACTGTATTATCTTGAAAAAGGAAAATCTCTGTATGGTTTAAAACATTACAAGGAAGCTTTAGAAGTATTAGATCGTGCTATCATACCGGATTATATGAGTCATCCACTTGATCAATCGTGGTTATTAACAGCTGGATCTTATCGTGCCCTTTGCTATATAGAACTTCAAGATAAAAAATCTGCCTTGAAAGAAGCAAAAGAAGCAGTTCAAGCGATAGATAGCTATCCTGATTCCATCTTCTCTTCATTTATTAAAGAAACGTTACAAATAATACAAAAACTTTAA
- a CDS encoding MFS transporter — MEDVSIGQADSRMKIATRNIILMMIGKMTSLLGAGIYTFAMGLYVLKTTGSGMGFAITLVCGSLPRMICGPIAGAVADRVNRKWLVIGTDLLSSLTMLIMFILAAIFGPSLLFIYISAALLSICASFYSVALTSSIPSLVDEGRIQKASALNQTAASLSNILGPIIGGVVFGFFSIKSFFLLNSVTFFLAVILQLFIVFDLYKKEVAESKEHFLTSIKEGFSYVKRQHEIYGLMKIALWVNFFACGLTVALPYIIVHTLHLSSKQLGTVEGMLAVGMLMGAIALSVRKEVNNPFRSIYTGLFLFAGLSLCTVFPLLVIIPKVASFIYYIAFMMLTGIAIMIVNIPMQVHMQKTTDPSYLGRVFGLLETIATAIAPLGMIVYGLLLDMLPTSIVMMTIGGGLLLVVLVGVKQHMAKKQVDVSA; from the coding sequence ATGGAAGATGTAAGTATAGGTCAAGCTGATTCAAGAATGAAGATTGCAACGAGAAATATCATTTTAATGATGATTGGAAAGATGACGTCTTTGTTAGGGGCGGGTATTTATACGTTTGCAATGGGGTTATACGTACTAAAGACAACTGGTTCAGGAATGGGATTTGCAATTACGCTCGTTTGCGGATCACTTCCAAGGATGATCTGTGGTCCAATTGCAGGTGCTGTAGCTGACCGTGTGAATCGAAAGTGGCTTGTCATTGGAACTGATTTATTAAGTAGTTTAACGATGCTTATTATGTTTATTCTTGCTGCTATATTTGGACCATCACTTCTTTTTATTTATATTTCAGCAGCATTATTATCAATTTGTGCAAGTTTTTATTCTGTTGCATTAACGTCGTCTATTCCGAGTTTAGTGGATGAGGGGCGTATTCAAAAAGCGAGTGCTTTAAATCAAACGGCAGCTTCTTTATCAAATATTTTAGGGCCGATTATTGGTGGAGTTGTATTTGGTTTCTTTTCAATTAAGTCGTTCTTTTTGTTAAATAGCGTAACGTTCTTTTTAGCAGTTATTTTGCAATTATTTATTGTATTTGATTTATACAAAAAAGAAGTGGCTGAGAGTAAAGAGCATTTCTTGACGAGTATAAAAGAAGGTTTTTCATATGTAAAACGACAACATGAAATATATGGTTTAATGAAAATAGCATTGTGGGTAAATTTTTTTGCGTGTGGGCTAACCGTTGCACTTCCATACATTATCGTCCATACATTGCATTTATCTTCAAAGCAACTCGGTACTGTAGAAGGGATGTTAGCAGTCGGGATGCTAATGGGTGCGATTGCTTTATCAGTGCGTAAAGAAGTGAATAATCCGTTTCGTTCTATTTATACTGGACTGTTTTTATTTGCGGGTTTAAGTTTATGTACAGTCTTTCCGTTGTTAGTTATCATTCCAAAAGTAGCAAGTTTTATTTACTATATTGCTTTCATGATGTTAACTGGTATAGCAATTATGATTGTAAACATCCCGATGCAAGTACATATGCAAAAAACGACAGATCCGAGCTACTTAGGGCGTGTGTTTGGTCTACTTGAAACAATTGCGACTGCAATCGCACCACTCGGTATGATTGTATATGGATTATTATTAGATATGTTACCAACTAGCATTGTTATGATGACAATAGGCGGAGGGCTATTGTTAGTTGTATTAGTTGGAGTAAAGCAACATATGGCGAAAAAACAAGTAGATGTATCGGCTTAA
- a CDS encoding DUF4398 domain-containing protein — protein MKKLSFVMLFLLVVMAGCSNYDTYIETGMQSLKDEKYSDATMWFEKAEKEKSGNEAKSYKEVAERMDHGATALKDGKYLEAKDIANEVLQKKKDDALETAVTSNAENMLQKAKDVEEKVNERVAKRRKVEEEGIDKLIKAVDSIDDVKEKEKKVSEALDKAEEAQEKIEAKKNK, from the coding sequence ATGAAAAAATTAAGTTTTGTTATGCTTTTTCTATTAGTCGTAATGGCTGGATGTAGCAATTATGACACATATATTGAAACAGGTATGCAATCATTGAAAGATGAAAAGTATAGTGATGCAACGATGTGGTTTGAAAAAGCAGAAAAAGAGAAATCAGGAAATGAAGCGAAATCATATAAAGAAGTTGCAGAGAGAATGGATCACGGAGCAACAGCATTAAAAGACGGTAAGTATTTAGAAGCGAAAGACATTGCAAATGAAGTGTTACAAAAGAAAAAAGACGATGCACTTGAAACAGCTGTAACATCAAATGCAGAGAATATGCTTCAAAAAGCAAAAGATGTAGAAGAGAAAGTGAATGAAAGAGTAGCCAAGCGTAGAAAAGTAGAAGAAGAAGGAATTGATAAACTCATTAAAGCAGTAGATAGTATAGACGATGTAAAAGAAAAAGAGAAGAAAGTTTCAGAAGCATTAGATAAGGCTGAAGAGGCACAAGAAAAAATTGAAGCAAAGAAAAATAAATAG
- a CDS encoding LysR family transcriptional regulator produces MNLLKLEIVVLIKKYKKLTIVAEKLGVKQPTITFHIKSLEEELGVPLFELRSGRYFLTEAGEALHHYACKIDALMKEARRVTQEFKDFNKGAITIGASYVPATYLLPEIVHQFQCEFPNIKITLMVKTAPEIRTMLQNHEIDLGVISAAPFDESLLKQTNVMPDTLVLAFSKEHHFSKKENVSLQDIKKERILLHRNPSTTRDLLTKWMLAHNITFQSEIELDSLETMKQILKYGNGVAFISKLAIEQEVQRNELRYIPIPGFEFQRNIYTIHHEDRWNSKIISFLLQSITSYTAKN; encoded by the coding sequence ATGAATCTCTTAAAATTAGAAATTGTAGTGCTTATTAAGAAATATAAAAAACTTACGATAGTTGCAGAAAAACTTGGTGTTAAACAACCTACTATTACATTCCATATAAAAAGCTTAGAAGAGGAACTCGGTGTGCCTTTATTTGAATTACGTTCTGGAAGATATTTCTTAACAGAGGCTGGTGAGGCACTGCATCACTATGCTTGTAAAATAGATGCACTTATGAAAGAAGCTAGGCGGGTCACGCAAGAGTTTAAAGATTTTAATAAAGGTGCTATAACAATTGGCGCTAGTTATGTACCAGCGACATATCTTTTACCAGAAATTGTTCATCAATTTCAATGTGAATTTCCAAATATAAAAATAACACTCATGGTAAAAACAGCTCCTGAAATTCGAACGATGCTACAAAATCATGAAATTGATCTCGGTGTAATTTCAGCAGCACCGTTTGATGAATCACTTTTAAAACAGACGAATGTAATGCCTGATACACTTGTTCTTGCTTTCTCCAAAGAACATCATTTTTCAAAAAAAGAAAATGTATCATTACAAGATATCAAAAAGGAACGTATATTACTGCATCGTAATCCATCTACAACGAGAGATTTACTTACAAAATGGATGTTAGCTCATAACATTACATTCCAATCAGAAATTGAATTAGATTCATTAGAAACGATGAAACAAATTTTAAAATACGGTAATGGAGTTGCCTTTATTTCTAAACTCGCTATTGAACAAGAAGTACAACGAAATGAACTACGCTACATACCCATCCCTGGATTTGAATTTCAACGTAACATTTATACGATTCATCATGAGGACAGATGGAATTCTAAAATTATTTCTTTTTTACTACAGAGCATCACTTCTTATACAGCAAAAAATTAA
- a CDS encoding ABC transporter ATP-binding protein: protein MDIKISGLEKIFGKTQALKPLQIVMKQGEFTTLLGPSGCGKTTLLRMIAGLEDPDKGEIYFGDKCMYSSAKKIKTSPHERNIGMVFQDFALWPHMTVFENVAFGLRATKQTNHLREKVEDAIKRVRLQGMEKRYPHELSGGQQQRVAFARAIVTKPHFILFDEPLSALDAILREEMRLELMDIVHSIGLTALYVTHDQTEAMSMSDQIIVMKQGEVLQKGTPEDIYVKPSHEFVAKFVGKANWLVEGKQMVRPEQVSWTKNEVCEMYTGEVQHVTYVGERYEVKVNMGTRGVWTAYHNSRLSIGKPVALYVPKKCIHHIGGESYEEIQFA, encoded by the coding sequence ATGGATATTAAAATTAGTGGATTAGAAAAGATATTTGGAAAAACGCAGGCGTTAAAGCCGCTACAAATTGTTATGAAACAAGGTGAATTCACTACACTTTTAGGACCTTCGGGATGCGGGAAAACGACTTTACTTAGAATGATTGCAGGACTTGAAGATCCAGATAAAGGTGAAATATATTTTGGAGATAAGTGCATGTATTCTAGTGCGAAAAAAATAAAAACATCTCCTCATGAACGTAATATCGGTATGGTATTTCAAGATTTTGCTTTATGGCCGCATATGACTGTATTTGAAAATGTTGCATTTGGTTTAAGAGCTACAAAGCAAACGAATCATTTACGAGAAAAGGTAGAAGATGCGATAAAGCGAGTTCGCTTGCAAGGGATGGAGAAAAGATATCCACATGAACTTTCTGGTGGACAGCAGCAACGTGTCGCATTTGCTAGAGCAATTGTAACAAAACCACATTTTATTTTGTTCGATGAACCGCTTAGTGCACTCGATGCAATTTTGCGAGAAGAAATGCGGTTAGAGCTTATGGATATTGTTCATTCTATTGGTTTAACGGCATTGTATGTAACGCACGATCAAACAGAAGCTATGTCAATGTCAGACCAAATTATTGTCATGAAACAAGGAGAAGTATTACAAAAAGGAACACCAGAAGATATTTATGTAAAACCGTCTCATGAATTTGTTGCAAAATTTGTTGGCAAGGCAAATTGGCTTGTAGAGGGTAAACAAATGGTTCGTCCAGAGCAAGTGAGCTGGACAAAAAATGAAGTGTGTGAAATGTATACAGGTGAAGTCCAGCACGTTACATATGTAGGAGAACGTTATGAAGTGAAAGTAAACATGGGGACACGCGGTGTATGGACAGCTTATCACAATAGTAGGCTAAGCATTGGGAAACCAGTAGCGTTATATGTACCAAAAAAATGTATTCATCATATAGGGGGAGAATCGTATGAAGAAATTCAGTTCGCTTAA
- a CDS encoding ABC transporter substrate-binding protein: MKKFSSLKSLFVCTLLFSAVVTGCSSKTGNADAKSKTTNEKKIVVYSAGPKGLAEKIQKDFEKKTGIKVEMFQGTTGKILARMEAEKKKPVVDVVVLASLPAMEGLKKDGQTLAYKEAKQADKLRPEWSDDKGHYFGYSASALGIVYNTKNVKAAPEDWSDITKGEWKGKVNLPDPALSGSALDFVTGYVKKNGKDGWNLFEQLKKNEVTVAGANQEALDPVVTGAKDMVIAGVDYMTYSAKAKGEPVDIVYPKSGTVISPRAAGIMKDSKNVEGAKEFIDYLLSDDVQKQISKAYLLPGRTDIKAENRPNVEEIPVLNIDWKTVEKEQDEIGKQFKKVFK; this comes from the coding sequence ATGAAGAAATTCAGTTCGCTTAAGTCATTATTTGTATGTACTTTATTATTTTCTGCTGTAGTAACAGGGTGTAGTTCAAAGACAGGTAATGCAGATGCAAAAAGTAAAACTACGAATGAAAAGAAAATTGTTGTATATAGTGCAGGGCCAAAAGGATTAGCAGAAAAAATTCAAAAGGACTTTGAAAAGAAAACGGGTATAAAAGTAGAAATGTTTCAAGGGACAACTGGAAAAATCTTAGCAAGAATGGAAGCTGAAAAGAAAAAACCAGTCGTTGACGTAGTGGTACTTGCTTCTTTACCAGCAATGGAAGGGTTAAAGAAAGATGGTCAAACGTTAGCTTATAAAGAAGCGAAACAAGCTGATAAGCTTCGTCCAGAATGGTCGGATGATAAAGGTCATTATTTCGGGTATAGTGCTTCAGCATTAGGAATTGTGTACAATACAAAAAATGTGAAGGCAGCACCTGAAGATTGGAGCGATATAACAAAAGGGGAATGGAAAGGGAAAGTGAATCTTCCAGATCCAGCACTTTCAGGTTCAGCTTTAGACTTTGTAACTGGATACGTGAAAAAGAACGGGAAAGATGGATGGAATTTATTTGAACAGCTTAAGAAAAATGAAGTTACAGTAGCGGGGGCAAACCAAGAAGCATTAGATCCAGTTGTAACAGGTGCAAAAGATATGGTCATTGCGGGTGTTGATTATATGACGTACAGTGCAAAAGCAAAGGGTGAACCAGTTGATATCGTATATCCAAAAAGCGGAACAGTTATTAGCCCACGTGCAGCAGGCATTATGAAAGATAGTAAAAATGTTGAAGGTGCAAAAGAGTTTATTGATTATTTATTATCAGATGATGTACAAAAACAAATTTCTAAAGCATATTTATTGCCTGGTAGAACAGATATAAAAGCTGAAAATAGACCAAATGTGGAAGAGATTCCAGTATTAAATATTGACTGGAAAACAGTTGAGAAAGAACAAGATGAAATAGGAAAACAATTTAAGAAAGTATTTAAATAA
- a CDS encoding ABC transporter permease: MVNRFVSVRQVGMTVALLLVAMLIVIPLFLILLSSVYENSRWNFLKPFEVMQSGGLAGIFLNSMLLGVLVVIGATVFSFPLAFIMSKTDVGKYSKLDVVFMIPFMTPPYIGAMGWILFMQPNGYFEQFFPMLKTISSSFFSLGGMVLIMSLHLFPFLYFMLKNTLLQIGSSKEDAAAVHGGSFFYRLRKIILPLLVSSYVMGALLIFVKTIAEFGTPATFGRRIGFHVLTSEIHKFISSWPIDFSSATALSSLLLSACMLIWYMQNVLNRKYSYAMVSGKGVKSKRYTLSIVTRVVAWIYVIGLLIVSIGIPYFSILIASLSKLRGGGLHVNNFTTSHYEALFTMGSPGLEALWNSFLFSLVTAIIAVIIGVFLALMIRKGKKSSEKWLDMCGMLPNMVPGIVMVVGLILFWNSPYMPLSIYNTPVMVIVTYVVLFLPYTVQYVKASLGQIDDSLVQAGSIFSGNYMYIFRKIILPLIIPGILAGWAMTFTISIRELVASLLVLPPSVETSATFIFAQFEQGEVSIGMAMAVVSVGLTTLCLLLLQHMEQKRKGVA; the protein is encoded by the coding sequence ATGGTAAATCGATTCGTATCAGTAAGACAAGTTGGAATGACGGTAGCGTTGTTACTTGTGGCGATGTTAATCGTCATTCCGCTTTTTCTCATTTTACTTTCTAGTGTATATGAAAATAGTAGGTGGAATTTTTTAAAGCCTTTTGAAGTGATGCAGAGTGGTGGATTAGCTGGGATTTTTCTAAACTCGATGCTTCTCGGTGTACTTGTAGTAATAGGAGCTACCGTATTTTCATTTCCATTAGCGTTCATTATGAGTAAAACAGATGTTGGAAAGTATAGTAAGTTAGATGTTGTTTTTATGATTCCATTTATGACACCGCCGTATATTGGGGCGATGGGCTGGATTTTGTTCATGCAACCGAACGGCTATTTCGAACAATTTTTTCCGATGCTAAAGACGATTTCATCCTCGTTTTTTAGTTTAGGGGGTATGGTTTTAATTATGAGTCTGCATTTATTCCCATTTCTTTACTTCATGTTGAAAAACACGTTACTTCAAATTGGGAGTAGTAAAGAAGATGCCGCAGCAGTTCATGGCGGAAGTTTTTTCTATCGTTTAAGAAAAATAATATTGCCGTTATTAGTATCAAGTTATGTAATGGGTGCTTTACTCATTTTCGTAAAGACGATTGCTGAATTTGGAACACCGGCTACATTTGGACGTAGAATAGGGTTCCACGTGTTAACATCAGAGATTCATAAATTTATTTCGAGTTGGCCAATTGATTTTAGTAGTGCAACAGCATTATCTTCTTTATTACTTAGCGCATGTATGCTCATTTGGTATATGCAAAATGTATTAAATCGAAAGTATTCATATGCAATGGTTAGTGGAAAAGGTGTGAAATCTAAAAGGTATACTTTGTCTATCGTTACACGTGTTGTAGCGTGGATTTATGTAATTGGTTTATTAATCGTATCAATTGGAATCCCATACTTTTCTATATTGATCGCTTCTTTGTCAAAATTAAGAGGCGGCGGTTTACATGTAAATAACTTTACAACGAGTCATTATGAAGCGTTGTTTACAATGGGATCACCAGGATTAGAAGCATTGTGGAACAGTTTTCTTTTTTCACTCGTAACAGCGATTATTGCTGTAATAATTGGAGTCTTTTTAGCACTTATGATTCGAAAGGGGAAAAAATCCTCTGAAAAATGGCTTGATATGTGCGGTATGTTACCGAATATGGTACCAGGAATTGTGATGGTTGTAGGTCTTATATTATTTTGGAACTCACCCTATATGCCTCTGTCCATTTACAATACACCAGTCATGGTTATCGTAACGTACGTTGTTCTTTTTTTACCTTATACGGTGCAGTATGTAAAAGCATCACTCGGGCAAATTGATGATTCTCTTGTACAGGCAGGAAGTATTTTTTCTGGAAATTATATGTATATTTTTAGAAAAATAATATTACCTCTTATTATCCCAGGCATTCTTGCTGGATGGGCGATGACATTTACAATCTCGATAAGAGAGTTAGTAGCATCGCTTCTCGTACTACCTCCATCAGTAGAAACATCAGCAACATTTATTTTTGCTCAATTTGAGCAAGGAGAAGTATCTATTGGAATGGCGATGGCTGTCGTTTCAGTTGGACTTACAACGCTATGTTTATTACTTCTGCAGCATATGGAGCAAAAACGAAAAGGGGTAGCATGA